The following are encoded in a window of Verrucomicrobiota bacterium genomic DNA:
- a CDS encoding RNA-binding protein, with the protein MNIFVGNLSFSTEEEALRQLFEPHGEVTSVSVIKDRDTGRSRGFAFVEMPNSEEGRSAISAVNGVDLDGRSLKADEARDRGDRGGGGRPSRDRW; encoded by the coding sequence ATGAACATCTTTGTAGGCAACCTGAGCTTCTCGACGGAAGAAGAAGCGCTGCGCCAGCTCTTCGAGCCGCACGGCGAGGTCACGTCCGTCAGCGTCATTAAGGACCGCGACACGGGCCGCTCGCGCGGCTTCGCGTTCGTCGAGATGCCCAACAGCGAGGAAGGCCGTTCGGCGATCTCGGCGGTTAACGGCGTCGATTTGGACGGCCGGTCGCTGAAGGCTGACGAGGCCCGTGACCGCGGCGACCGTGGCGGCGGCGGGCGTCCGTCTCG